One Peptostreptococcus equinus genomic window carries:
- a CDS encoding DUF1934 domain-containing protein, which produces MNVKLKIRTSQIINKEQIDTIEETYSGIMIEKSASIFVKFDEISGENTSKGLIKISEDRIVVHRNGNINSKMIFIENQIHKTIYDAGSAVFDMVIHTKKIEKMICDKEMRIILHYSLNLDKLMDSENRVEIIISSEDCNDNR; this is translated from the coding sequence ATGAATGTAAAATTGAAGATTAGGACATCGCAAATTATTAATAAAGAGCAAATTGACACTATTGAAGAAACTTATAGTGGAATTATGATAGAAAAATCTGCTAGTATATTTGTTAAATTTGATGAAATAAGTGGTGAAAATACCAGTAAAGGTCTAATAAAAATATCTGAAGATAGGATTGTAGTCCATAGAAATGGTAATATAAATTCTAAAATGATATTTATTGAAAATCAAATTCATAAAACTATATATGATGCAGGTAGTGCCGTTTTTGATATGGTTATACATACTAAAAAAATAGAAAAAATGATTTGCGATAAAGAAATGAGAATTATACTCCACTACTCACTAAATTTAGATAAGTTAATGGATTCAGAGAATAGAGTTGAGATAATTATTAGCTCGGAGGATTGTAATGATAATAGATAA
- the tilS gene encoding tRNA lysidine(34) synthetase TilS encodes MIIDKVVKTIENNNLIEKNDSIIVALSGGPDSVFLLHVLSRLSERYNLSLYAVHLNHQIRGLDAHLDALYASNFCNELDIPCFIKSIDVPQYCREKGLGIEDGARILRYEIFEDVRQRLGANKIAVGHNKNDQAETILMRLMRGTGLKGLCGIDYIRDSKIIRPILDIDRQDIEEYCKEYELNPKIDKTNLEDIYSRNKIRLNILPYMKKEFNENIVDTLVRMGHSIRQDLDFIDIEVEKNYENCVKLYRSGAYIFTDYMNDLHKSIKTRILIKTIKEIIGKGNSVGKKHIDNLLELFEEDKLNKKLDLPNGLKAIRHREYVYIGKDEVKISKNDFEYTVNIKDNLRGQVYIEEIDKSFKFNVISSQYFDRGLIGNKKQYLDYDKLSENIKLRNRRQGDRIKLSGGTKKIKNFFTDMKISNEDKGSTLMLLSEDIIASICGYRVNVDYKVDENTNNILEFIIE; translated from the coding sequence ATGATAATAGATAAAGTTGTAAAAACTATTGAAAATAATAATTTAATAGAAAAAAATGACTCTATTATTGTAGCCCTATCTGGAGGGCCAGATTCTGTTTTTTTATTGCATGTTTTGAGTAGACTATCAGAAAGATATAATTTAAGCTTATATGCTGTACATTTAAACCATCAAATAAGAGGTTTAGATGCACATTTGGATGCACTTTATGCATCCAATTTTTGTAATGAGTTGGATATACCTTGTTTTATAAAATCCATAGATGTTCCCCAATACTGTAGAGAGAAAGGTCTAGGTATTGAAGATGGAGCAAGAATTTTAAGATATGAGATATTTGAAGATGTAAGACAAAGGCTTGGTGCAAATAAAATAGCGGTTGGTCATAATAAAAATGATCAAGCGGAAACTATTTTGATGAGACTAATGAGAGGAACTGGTTTAAAGGGATTATGTGGCATTGATTACATAAGAGATTCTAAGATAATTAGACCCATACTTGACATAGATAGGCAGGATATAGAAGAGTATTGCAAGGAATATGAGCTTAATCCTAAGATAGATAAGACTAATTTGGAAGATATATATTCTAGAAATAAGATTAGGCTAAATATACTTCCATATATGAAAAAAGAATTCAACGAAAATATTGTAGATACCCTAGTCAGAATGGGGCATAGCATTAGACAAGACTTGGATTTTATAGACATAGAAGTAGAAAAAAACTATGAAAATTGTGTAAAATTATATAGAAGTGGTGCATATATATTTACCGATTATATGAATGATTTGCATAAATCTATAAAAACAAGAATATTAATAAAAACTATAAAAGAGATAATAGGCAAAGGCAATTCTGTAGGTAAAAAGCATATTGATAATTTGTTAGAATTATTTGAAGAGGATAAATTAAATAAAAAATTAGATTTGCCAAATGGATTAAAAGCAATAAGACATAGAGAATATGTATATATAGGCAAAGATGAAGTAAAAATAAGTAAGAATGATTTTGAATACACAGTTAATATAAAAGATAATTTAAGAGGTCAAGTATATATAGAAGAAATAGATAAAAGCTTCAAATTCAATGTAATCTCTTCACAATATTTTGATAGAGGATTGATAGGAAATAAAAAACAGTATTTGGATTATGATAAATTATCAGAAAATATAAAGTTGAGAAATAGACGTCAAGGTGATAGAATAAAATTGTCAGGCGGAACGAAGAAGATAAAAAACTTTTTTACTGACATGAAAATATCTAATGAAGACAAAGGATCTACACTTATGTTACTTAGTGAAGATATAATTGCAAGTATATGTGGGTATAGAGTAAATGTTGACTATAAAGTAGATGAAAATACAAACAATATACTCGAATTTATAATAGAGTAA
- the ftsH gene encoding ATP-dependent zinc metalloprotease FtsH, which yields MKKMLRNVGSYLAIILIIALIYQYMGGSQEKVENIPFSKMYSQLKTGQIGSVHMVDDTLIEGTLKDGKTKFKSYIPKEVRGDKLSTDLLNGIEKNNLIINGEGKPTTPWIVEMLPTLILILFMVFAFYVMMSQSQGGGGKMMNFSKSKAKLHKSSDKNRVVFDDVAGLEEEKDELQEVVDFLKYPKRYISLGARIPKGILMVGPPGTGKTYLSKAVAGEAGVPFFSISGSDFVEMFVGVGASRVRDLFEQAKKEAPAIIFIDEIDAVGRKRGAGLGGGHDEREQTLNQLLVEMDGFGINQGIIIMAATNRPDILDPALLRPGRFDRQVVVGTPDVRGREAIFKVHSRNKPLADDVNLATLAKSTAGFTPADIENIMNEAAILTARNKKDKLDMKTIEEAITKTVVGVAKKSKVISEKEKILTAYHEGGHAVCAHVLDLMDPVHQVTIIPRGMAGGFTMQLPTEDKYYSTKGEMMQELIVLLAGRVSEEINLDDISTGASNDLERVTKLARNMVAKYGMSEKLGPLNFSSSDEVFLGNSFGHTKEYSEGVASEIDTEVRRIVVDAYEKTRKILLENQDRVDYIAKALLEYETLNDKEFKDAYDMVLPLKAETIMEAQEVKEEIEEIKDSVKNIDNKEI from the coding sequence TTGAAAAAAATGCTAAGAAATGTTGGCTCGTACTTGGCTATTATTTTAATAATAGCGCTTATATATCAATATATGGGTGGTAGCCAAGAGAAAGTAGAAAATATACCATTTTCTAAGATGTATAGCCAATTAAAAACTGGCCAGATAGGTAGCGTTCATATGGTTGATGATACGTTAATTGAAGGAACATTAAAAGACGGAAAAACAAAGTTTAAATCTTATATTCCAAAAGAAGTAAGAGGAGATAAACTTTCTACAGACCTATTAAATGGAATAGAAAAAAATAACTTGATAATAAATGGTGAAGGAAAACCTACTACTCCTTGGATAGTAGAAATGCTTCCAACTTTAATATTAATATTATTTATGGTATTTGCTTTTTATGTGATGATGAGCCAATCACAAGGCGGTGGCGGAAAGATGATGAATTTTTCAAAATCAAAGGCCAAATTACATAAGTCATCGGATAAAAATAGGGTAGTATTTGATGATGTAGCAGGATTAGAAGAGGAGAAGGATGAATTACAAGAAGTAGTAGATTTCTTGAAATATCCAAAAAGATATATATCGTTAGGAGCAAGAATACCAAAAGGAATATTAATGGTAGGACCTCCAGGTACAGGGAAGACTTATCTTTCTAAGGCAGTAGCAGGAGAAGCGGGTGTACCATTTTTCTCAATAAGTGGATCTGACTTTGTTGAAATGTTTGTAGGTGTAGGAGCATCTAGAGTCAGAGATTTATTTGAACAAGCTAAAAAAGAAGCTCCAGCTATAATATTTATAGATGAGATTGATGCTGTAGGGAGAAAAAGAGGAGCAGGTCTTGGTGGTGGACACGATGAAAGAGAACAGACTCTAAATCAGTTGTTGGTTGAAATGGATGGTTTTGGTATAAATCAAGGTATAATAATAATGGCTGCTACAAATAGGCCAGATATACTAGATCCAGCTCTGCTTAGGCCAGGACGTTTTGATAGACAGGTAGTAGTAGGAACACCTGATGTTAGAGGTAGAGAAGCAATATTTAAAGTTCATTCAAGAAATAAACCTCTAGCTGATGATGTTAACTTAGCCACATTAGCTAAATCTACTGCAGGATTCACTCCAGCTGATATAGAAAATATAATGAATGAAGCAGCAATACTAACAGCTAGAAATAAAAAAGATAAGTTGGATATGAAGACCATTGAAGAAGCTATAACTAAAACAGTAGTAGGTGTAGCTAAGAAATCTAAGGTTATAAGTGAAAAAGAAAAAATACTTACAGCTTACCATGAAGGTGGTCATGCAGTATGCGCACATGTACTAGATTTAATGGATCCAGTTCATCAGGTTACAATTATACCAAGAGGTATGGCTGGTGGATTTACTATGCAGTTGCCAACGGAGGATAAATATTATTCAACTAAGGGTGAAATGATGCAAGAATTGATAGTTCTATTAGCGGGAAGAGTATCTGAGGAAATAAATCTTGATGATATATCTACAGGAGCATCAAATGACCTTGAGAGAGTAACTAAATTAGCTAGAAATATGGTGGCAAAATATGGAATGAGTGAGAAACTTGGTCCTCTTAACTTCTCATCTTCTGATGAAGTATTTTTAGGAAATAGTTTTGGTCATACAAAGGAATACTCGGAAGGTGTAGCTTCAGAAATAGATACTGAAGTTAGAAGAATAGTAGTTGACGCATACGAAAAAACTAGAAAAATTTTACTAGAAAATCAAGATCGTGTAGACTATATAGCAAAGGCTCTACTTGAATATGAAACTTTAAATGACAAAGAATTTAAGGATGCATATGATATGGTTCTCCCTTTAAAGGCCGAGACTATCATGGAGGCACAAGAAGTAAAAGAAGAGATAGAAGAAATAAAAGATAGTGTAAAAAATATAGATAATAAAGAAATATAG